Within Hydra vulgaris chromosome 02, alternate assembly HydraT2T_AEP, the genomic segment ATCGCTCTTGAAAACGCCAATTTAGATCATGATCTGTAAGGCCTGCAAATTATCCGTAAAGGGACAATGGTCGAACTCGTCATGAAAACTGACAAGTCGAAATCGGTGATCCTCGAAAATGGACTTTTAATTAATGGTGATTTGCAATAAATCTCaagagttaaaattttttaaaaaaaaaaaaattttaactcttgaaatttattgcaaatctgGCATGCAATATGTTTATCTaggaattgaaaaaaatttgttacaaatacTAGGTCGTCTTGAAGAAGAGGACaagttaaacaatttattagaCTTGGAAATCGCTCTGAATATAGATGGGCTTCCGCTTTTTAGGAGCACAAAAGCATGCATGTGGCCAATTTTATGTTCTATTCTTAATGTTAGCTCTGTTCCCATAGTGTTTCCCATAGCATTGACTTACGGTAAAGCAAAACCTGACAACCTCCAGTTTTTAAATGAAGCAGTGGAAGAACTGAGAAGCTTGCTTGAAAATGGATTGGAGTATAATGCAAACAGAATAAgcataatattaaagtttattgtttgtGATACGCCTGCCAAATGTttcataaaatgtgtaaaactaTATTCTGGTTACTACGGATGCGACAAGTGTAACCAAAAAGGTTTTTACTGTGAAAGACGGATGACATATCCAAAAATTGTTGGACTGCAACTGAGAGATGATCATTCTTTTCgtcaaaaatcaaatgcaaaTCATCACCATAATGGTTTGGCATCACCATTTTGTGTTTTATCTATAGATATGGTTGAGGAATTTCCAATTGACTATATGCATCAGTCTTGTCTTGGTGTAATGCGAAAATTGTTGGTGACCTGGATTCGAGATACTGACAAAAAAGGAGTAAAAATATCTGCAGCTCATAAGAATGATATTAGTGCTAAATtgcttgaattaaaaaaatgtgtaccTAAAGATTTTGTAAGGAAGCCACGTTCTCTTGATGAAATTGATTTTTGGAAAGCAACTGAGTATAGgcaatttttattgtatactgGAAAAGTTGTGCTGAAAAGCATCTTGCGAAAAGACCTATTTCAACACTTTTTAGTTCTAAGTGTAGCTTTATCTATATTAGTCAGTACAAGGTTAGTTAGAAAATATGAAACTTATGCGCAccaattacttttatattttgtcgATCAAGCTAAAGATCTTTATGGACCACAGTTTCTTGTTTATAATGTACACAGTCTAGTACACCTCGTTGCAGTTGCTAAACGATATGGCAATGTAGATAGGTGCAGTggttttagttttgaaaactaTCTTcaggttttgaaaaaaaaagtaagatcaGGTAGAGCTCCTCTTAGCCAGGTTGTTAAGCGTCTTAGTGAAATGAATATTATGGTCCCACATCAAAAATTGCACACTAAAATAATTTGCATGAGTCGCCCCAACAATTCATATATGTTGGATGATGGAAGATTCTGTGAAGTTCTTTGCAAAGAAGGGGAAAATCCAAATTTTGACTTGCAACAATATCGTTgcagaatatttcaaaaaacaaagtcATTGTTTGATGTCCCTTGTGACTCTCGACTAATTGGAGTTCATGTTGCAAATTTTGACTACTCTTCTATTGAAGTTGTTTTATCAACGGCCGTAAAAAGCAAGgtttttatgattcaaaaagaaaataagaaaaaaattatacttataaCTTTGCTACATGACatgtaaaacttaatatttaaaatatatgtttagaaaaaaagttgtattcATCTGACTGAATCAATTCgcttatgttttaatttttcttttttaattatttagttcactatctaatttcattattattaagatgcaataacttatttttcttgtttagaAAATGAGTAGCGGTCCCTTTGTTGTTGTTGAGTTTGTTGATGAGCAATCAGTGGAGGTAATGCCAAAAAGTTGGATTGTTTACGAGAATGAGGTAAATTGTTACTACAATTAATTAGTAAGGCAGTGCAGTTATCTGTTTTGTAATAGTTGTACTATTTCTAACAGTGATGCAGAAAttgtaaataaagatttaattattgATAGTTATTACACAATGTTGTTGAATGCATGTGTTAGAATGTTTTTGTGGTTGTTTTAGCAACTGTTTGGTTATTGGCCAAGAAAGGATCCAGTATGCAGAGTCAAAAAGAGTGAACTGCCTGATCCGAAATGGCCACTATACAAAATTAGAGCTTTTGGGGCGGCAGGTAaagactttaaataattttttggttgcaagtttgttattttgttatatgagcactgattaaaaaatgaataatctGCTTTTTAAACAACAGGTTAAACGTACATCTATTTATACGTCCTTGCATGTAGTGATATTTACTATTTGTCAAATTTTGGTAATTCAAAAGTTTAGCATTTTAAGGTTGAACTAAACTTTGatacaaaatttgattttggtaattcaaattcatttttacaACATTAGCATTATGCTAATTTATAAAACTgtaataaatctataaaattgttttactttaaaatatcgCGTATTGTATAAGCAATCTATTCAAGAAATGtaaagctataaaaatatatttaatacaataatgtTACATTATTCTTTTAAGTATATTTGATCAGGTTTTAGTAATGTTacaataaagttatattattcttttaagtATATTTGAATCAGGTTTTGGTAATGTTAcaataattttacattattcTTGTAAGTATATTTGAATCAGGTTTTAGGCAGATtgtatattttaagtttatatattaccAGTGGAAAGTTATAGCAAGGCGTCAAATTTAGCTAAGAAAGCATTAGTAATGTCAAATGTGGAAGATACTGATAAAAACAAAGAGACTTCTTCTGATATTGAAGATGGTATGTAGTTGTATAAATTGTATACTGTAGCATGATTTTACCTACCATTTATTACCTAACATTTATAATTCCATGCTGTTGTAACTCAAATTTGTTacctttttattgttaattttacagaaacCTCATCTGGTGATCACAGTCCTCCAAGGAAAAAAATCCAACTTATATCTGCACAAAGGTATAATGCAAAACAAAGCAAAGGCAAGAGTTAGtttctgttttaataataaagtattttacattTAACATGTGTTGACATTATTATGACATATATCACTAATCTATGTATCTGGAATGTAGTTGATTAAGTTATGTATTGTAGCACGATTTTAATTACACTAACATCTATCTAATACTAAAATTCTATTCTGTTGTAACACAAATTGTATTACTTTTTATAGTTACTTTTACAGAAACCTCTTCTGGTGATCACAGTCCTCTGAGCAAAAATATTAACCTTCCATCTGCACCAAAATATAGTGCAAAACAGAACAATGGCAAGtttgttttgatattattaatgataattcaATACTTAAATTCATAATtcatatgtttattataaaagccACTAATTACAATGTGTAAGTTggatgataataatattaaataaattatttttcaaaggaaaAAATGCTTCCCTACAGTCTTCAAATGCATCCCTACAGGAACAAACAGCTGTTTCATCTCAAGTGTTTCAGCATGCGCGAAATGCAGCTGTGTCAGCTGCTGCAAATATTATTCATTCACCTTCGGCATCTGTAAGTCAAGTGAATCTTGCACGTATTGCATCAACTGACAGGATGTCTTGTGAAAATGGTTGGTAGAAgctaaaatactttaatttatttttgtatcaaaatttaaacaaacgtATTTATGgattttacaaatttaacaaaatttgatggtattttttatcaactttaaaaaacaaaaaaaaaattttatagccaGTATCAGAAGACCATTTATTGGTGAGACAATGGTCAAAAGTTTGACAGAGAGTAAAAATTGTGGTAGAGCAGGTGAAAATACTGCGGGAACACACGGTTTGTTGATTTCAATTTATATAACAGGGTTGCCACCAAATCAGGGATATCTGTGAAATTTAGATAGAAAATTAGGGGGAAATGAtcgatttagtaaaaaaaaaacagggaaaatcgtttaatttttcaatttattacaatttttttaatgctttgaaatttgttaataaaaatcttcCTTTACCAGGgttaatgtttaacattttttaacaaaattaattatagagTATTGATGTAGATGTAgatttcgtttaaaaaaacaacatacttaCTGATTACTGTTTGCAGATTATACTTTGTTCTATAACTTTACTTTTACTTCAAATTTATCCTATAGAATAAATTTGAAGCTAAATATATTTAGCTATG encodes:
- the LOC136076175 gene encoding uncharacterized protein LOC136076175, whose translation is MSSIFGWASSSFPIASYLNIRKNLLESRERSTVKLFEKKKMSSGPFVVVEFVDEQSVEVMPKSWIVYENEQLFGYWPRKDPVCRVKKSELPDPKWPLYKIRAFGAAVESYSKASNLAKKALVMSNVEDTDKNKETSSDIEDETSSGDHSPPRKKIQLISAQRYNAKQSKVTFTETSSGDHSPLSKNINLPSAPKYSAKQNNGKNASLQSSNASLQEQTAVSSQVFQHARNAAVSAAANIIHSPSASVSQVNLARIASTDRMSCENASIRRPFIGETMVKSLTESKNCGRAGENTAGTHAMKLDIIIENQEEIKAMLRSLVAVSRDDVSDDVFPQKMKNEHELRQLEIKLKDPSFRKKMINYFGSLGGRNCKDVIRRIMRTTATNQLWSFFSFNGRKGKLSFESCLLCQVVMKACKKIIKDANDQKIEDEIREVLKHAPNRPGGVNYEAKVVTNTPKKDVCLLRQAEESSDSENTN